From the genome of Toxoplasma gondii ME49 chromosome XII, whole genome shotgun sequence:
GCCCGCGGGCAGCGGCGCCGGTAGCCCTGGCAGCAGGTGGAGGAACCAACAGTAAGCGACTGGGCCACGTCGGCGATTCTTTCCTGCCCTCCCTGTTTATTTTGCCTCTTCCAAACTGTCGCCTGAATCGGTAATACCTTTGGATTAAACAGGATAGAGGAAGTGGTACGTGGTGTTTGTTCCACTGCCGCCCTGCACGTCAACACGTGAGTGTTCCTGGAACAAGCTACATCTACTCAACCCTACATAAACACAGATCCCCTGGCACCGATCCGCCAGTATTGCGAACAATCCCCCAATGCTTGTGTCGGACCGCATCACCAGCTATATTGGCCCTTAGGAGCATCCGTGCACCGGACGACGGCGCGTCGCAATGAACGCGCACTGTCACCGAGCGACACAGACCTCTAATCAACTGTAGACACAGCCATTCTCAGGTTGCTGCCGGCGACACCGGCTTCTCGGCTAGGGGCTTCGCCACACGGCGATGAATATGCAGTAACGTTGCTGCGCTACAACAAACCCCCGACGCCACCGCAATGCGGCTGGCCAAAGAGAACGCAAGACGAACCAGGGTTCATGAAATCTCATTCGTGCGTCACTGAGTGGTAGTGTGCCGTGCCGTGTGTCAGCGTTTCGTTCTGGTGTCAGGCGTAGCCTTGTGTACCCGTTTTCGTAGTGGTAGATGAATGCAATTCATCTCAACCACCatcagatgcatgcagaagcggGTCCGTTGCGGAATCTGCTTACCAAATGTGACGGACTGTCGCCGAGCTCGCCAGATCACAGGACTTGCCGGCCCCTGTTGGCGGAGAGGGTGACCTCTCGAGAGCATCCAGCCTTGCTTCAAAAACCAGTGCACCGGCAGCTAAATAACCGAGTGATTTGCAGTTCGTGTGAGCAGATCAATCGCTGCATCAGTACCGAACACAAAACACTGTCTTGATGCTTGACGTCAAACGTTGGTTTCATCAAATGCCGTTCTTGGGAGCGCGTTCATGGTTACGTCCACTTATCGCTCTGCATGCCCTGGTGGAAGGACTGGCCGGTTTCCATAGCCTACCAGGCTTGCAGGGGGGAACCGTGCTTCTCTGGTTCCCCGTCCTGCCCGAGCATCAAGAGGTCGCTGCCAGCAATGCACCGCATGGCACAGAATCGACAGAAGAGTCAGACTCTTCAGACGATGACGATCCACCACTTCGCACAGATACCGAAAGCCTTTCCAGGCGGAGCAGCAGACTTTTGGACTCCGGCTTGACACCAGGGCCGCCGCGGGACTCGAGTGGTGCCCGTTCCGGTTTGGCTCTAGATGTAGAGGAGCAGCTACAGTTGATACGCTCTCAGAGACGCAGGCTTATAGCAGCGATGCGCAACCTTCGTTTTCGGTGGTCGAGCGCAGAAGGCTATATTAAGTGCAGGATGCAAAGGGATGCTTCAAGACGCGCACGAGGAGGTGTAAGCGGTCCTGAGACACTGTGGGCGCTGCGCCCATGTTCGCGCTTTTGATGTTCGTCACACGTCACGGTATCGGTCGACGTGAGCATTCTGCGATTCATATTTGGGGGAAAATAGCAGCCGTGAGTGGTTTCTGGGCAAGCGGAACGCACCGTGCCATTTTGTCAAGATGGGCCGAATCTGGAAATAGACAATAGTCGGATGCCGTTTATAGTATAAATCTAAGTATTGCAGAGTGAGCTAACGGATTCAGTTGGAATTTCATGATCTATATGGCTGTGTACGGAGGTTACGATTGGTACTGATGCCCAAGATTGTATCTCTCTTCGCGTGTTTCGTTTAGTGTCACAAGAAGTTCTGTGGGCAGCAGAAGATGCTGTGCTCGTGAAAGAGAACTGGTGTCGCAGCTGACTTTTTCCTGGTCATTGCAACGAAATCCTCGTCCCACTATTCGATGACTAGTAAATAGGCGCGCGCGTCTGTTGTAGGCATGTCTGACGTAGTCCACCGGCCATGCCCTTTCATCCTAAACGCTGCAGCAACCGGCGATGCTTCCATCGCGGCAGAAACTAGCGCGGTTCAAGTTGTTGTACAAGTCGGGGCGCGCTCAGCGAGAGCGCGAGTTAAGGAAGCTGGAGCGGGAGCTTCAGGATCTCGAACGACAAAACGAGCAACTTCTCAAGATGCATGCCGTGCGCCGCAGAGGACGCGGTAACCGACCAGCAAAGGACATGAGAGCAAATCAGCTACGTCCTCCGGCCTCGACAGATGAATCTCAATGTGAGTCTCCGAATGCAGATCTCCTATCAACAGAGTCAGCAGTGCACACCAGTAGTCCAGAAAAAACTTGGCACACCGCCACTACATCGTGTACAGCGTCTGACGCAAGCCGTTCTTCATGTCGCTTGGATTCGACGAATAGAAGAATATGTAACGCAACGGGAAGCAACCCTAGCATCGGGGCCTAGGCCACGACTGAATTGgtcgagaaaaagggagaaacatTATAACGCAGTCGGGTTCTTGTTTGAGGTGCAGAACTCTCACTATAGCATACAGATCGCATACGCATACGACCCCCGGTTACGTGTGCGAACGGTGGCGTGTCTTGACAGTGATGGCCAGCAGCTGTGCATGGATTGAATGTGGCGTGTTACCCACACCTGAAGATATAACGCACACGACAAACGGAAAGTGGCTTGAAGGCTCACTGTCACGCCCgcaagagagggaggaagagagccCTGATCAGTTTTTCAGATCATCCCTGCGTACTTTCGGTATTCAATTAACGCTGGTTGCCTGTGGCCATTGGCTGAATTTGCAATTGCAGGCTTCGCCGAACCGGGACCTTCAGACCCACAGAGCGCGCCGACAGACACCGAAACCACTGACGTGGCACAGGCGGACCAGGCGGTCCCAGGTTGCTCATGGTGGGGCACGGACTCCGGTGCAGCACCACTGAGACCGAACCCAAAGGCAGCCGTACCTGTGCGGGCGGATGAGGATAAAAGGGGGACACCATTCAGCGAGCTTACACTGATCAGAGCTCAGAAGGCTAACCTCCTTGCTATGCGCCGCACGATTCGGAGCAAATGGAAAAGCCAAGCAGCATATGTGAACATGCGAATGCACGAGATAAACTTCCATCGGAAGGGAAAAGGTGTAAGCGGCGTATCCCCACACTATGAATTATTAAGCCGGTAGTCGAGCCGCGTTGCAGGTGAGGCGATTCTGGTTAATGCCAACGGTTGTTAATTGAGCGGTGCCATGTGTGGTGTGTTGACCACATCATATCGAGCTACAAGCCAGCATCATGCATTCGGTTGAGGCCACCTTGCGTTCCACAGGTTTTGCGTGGCTGCGTAGATAATTCATTCGAAAATGTCTTCGTGTTAAAAATGCATCGCGATAGTGGCAACAGTTGTTGCTAAATGCCAGGAATTCAGCGCAGGTCGAATCTCTTCGGGACCACCATCCGCAAGATCGGCAACCAGTTGGTCTCAATTCCTCAACCTAGGCCTACCCCTTCGCGGACATGTCGATGGCGCCACCTTGTTCCCTTGTCTGGCATGTGCTCTGTCTGCAGTTGCCTCCGCTGGAGTTGACGCCTGAGCTTCTCCGGGACTTTTCCAGCCAATACAATGATCGTCTCGTTCCACGTGTAATGCGTGAGTTGGAACTAAGTGGGCAGATCGGCGCTCttgaggaaaaggaaagggaTATTTTCAAATGTTGTTTGCGACTTGCTTGTCGTACCAGTGTGACGGCAGAGACGGAAACACCGGGCCCACGAGTACCCACTGGCGGCGCACCGAATCCAGCACCCGAGCTGTCCACTCAGCCCGAGCTGCAGTTCCACCGACAGGTGCCAAGCACAGACTCGACTCTGCAGATCGCCAGCACGCCACATCTACTCTCGGCCGCGCCCGGTGCTCCGCCATCCCGTGAGCAGGTTCCTATACTTTCATGGGGTCCAGTCTCGACCACAGACGGGGCCCGGCTGGAGTCCCATTTAGCATTGCCCATATTGGGGCCTGCAGGAGCCCAGATGGAGTCCCAATCAGCATTGCCTGCAATGGGGTCTGCAGGAAGAAGTCACACCACAACAGCAGCGCGCTCGGCACACATCATAGGCCCACCTTGCGTTGCTCCTCCATCATGCTTGTGGCAGCACCAGGAGACTCCCGTTCAGCTCGGAAGCACAGAATCCCCCTCGGCGGCTCCGGATCCCTTTCCACAGTATTCACCGACTGACACGTCGGCGGCATCATATGCCATCCCCTGCCGGACTGGGGACAGCGGCGAAACCCAATACCCGTCACCCTCGCAATTAGAGCAGCACGCAGCTGCGTGTTCGCCTGGACGATTTGAGCCCGGAAGTGAACTTCCTGCAGAGCTCTTGGAGTTCATTTTGGATCATTCCACAGCTGCatcggctgtctctgcgcatACTTCTGCTGTCCTGGAGAAACCAGTTCCCTTACCCGCTGAGCCGTGGAGCCCAGGGATTGCGTTCCCAAACATTGTTTCTCCATCTGAGCAGCCGTCAACCAGCCATTGGTGGCCCGATCCGCCCTCGAGTTCCTCCGACAGACGGTTATGGCCTTCTGCACCCTTCGAAGGTAGGCTCTCGTCCCCATGGCCATGGGGATCATAGTCCGAGGACGAAAAAAGTCAtctggaaaaaaacgcacCCGTACCGTTTCGGACTGTCATGGCACGTAGTTTCCTAGAGACGGGTTCCCCATGCACATCCAGCTCACACACGTTTTTTCCTCGGGGAGGTACTGAAGGCGCTCAGCATACCGTCTGTCGATAGGGTCTGATGTGACTATGTGCTGGCATATCGACGGAGGAGTTGACATTTGCAATCAATTCCCATATGCCCACATGCNNNNNNNNNNNNNNNNNNNNNNNNNNNNNNNNNNNNNNNNNNNNNNNNNNNNNNNNNNNNNNNNNNNNNNNNNNNNNNNNNNNNNNNNNNNNNNNNNNNNNNNNNNNNNNNNNNNNNNNNNNNNNNNNNNNNNNNNNNNNNNNNNNNNNNNNNNNNNNNNNNNNNNNNNNNNNNNNNNNNNNNNNNNNNNNNNNNNNNNNNNNNNNNNNNNNNNNNNNNNNNNNNNNNNNNNNNNNNNNNNNNNNNNNNNNNNNNNNNNNNNNNNNNNNNNNNNNNNNNNNNNNNNNNNNNNNNNNNNNNNNNNNNNNNNNNNNNNNNNNNNNNNNNNNNNNNNNNNNNNNNNNNNNNNNNNNNNNNNNNNNNNNNNNNNNNNNNNNNNNNNNNNNNNNNNNNNNNNNNNNNNNNNNNNNNNNNNNNNNNNNNNNNNNNNNNNNNNNNNNNNNNNNNNNNNNNNNNNNNNNNNNNNNNNNNNNNNNNNNNNNNNNNNNNNNNNNNNNNNNNNNNNNNNNNNNNNNNNNNNNNNNNNNNNNNNNNNNNNNNNNNNNNNNNNNNNNNNNNNNNNNNNNNNNNNNNNNNNNNNNNNNNNNNNNNNNNNNNNNNNNNNNNNNNNNNNNNNNNNNNNNNNNNNNNNNNNNNNNNNNNNNNNNNNNNNNNNNNNNNNNNNNNNNNNNNNNNNNNNNNNNNNNNNNNNNNNNNNNNNNNNNNNNNNNNNNNNNNNNNNNNNNNNNNNNNNNNNNNNNNNNNNNNNNNNNNNNNNNNNNNNNNNNNNNNNNNNNNNNNNNNNNNNNNNNNNNNNNNNNNNNNNNNNNNNNNNNNNNNNNNNNNNNNNNNNNNNNNNNNNNNNNNNNNNNNNNNNNNNNNNNNNNNNNNNNNNNNNNNNNNNNNNNNNNNNNNNNNNNNNNNNNNNNNNNNNNNNNNNNNNNNNNNNNNNNNNNNNNNNNNNNNNNNNNNNNNNNNNNNNNNNNNNNNNNNNNNNNNNNNNNNNNNNNNNNNNNNNNNNNNNNNNNNNNNNNNNNNNNNNNNNNNNNNNNNNNNNNNNNNNNNNNNNNNNNNNNNNNNNNNNNNNNNNNNNNNNNNNNNNNNNNNNNNNNNNNNNNNNNNNNNNNNNNNNNNNNNNNNNNNNNNNNNNNNNNNNNNNNNNNNNNNNNNNNNNNNNNNNNNNNNNNNNNNNNNNNNNNNNNNNNNNNNNNNNNNNNNNNNNNNNNNNNNNNNNNNNNNNNNNNNNNNNNNNNNNNNNNNNNNNNNNNNNNNNNNNNNNNNNNNNNNNNNNNNNNNNNNNNNNNNNNNNNNNNNNNNNNNNNNNNNNNNNNNNNNNNNNNNNNNNNNNNNNNNNNNNNNNNNNNNNNNNNNNNNNNNNNNNNNNNNNNNNNNNNNNNNNNNNNNNNNNNNNNNNNNNNNNNNNNNNNNNNNNNNNNNNNNNNNNNNNNNNNNNNNNNNNNNNNNNNNNNNNNNNNNNNNNNNNNNNNNNNNNNNNNNNNNNNNNNNNNNNNNNNNNNNNNNNNNNNNNNNNNNNNNNNNNNNNNNNNNNNNNNNNNNNNNNNNNNNNNNNNNNNNNNNNNNNNNNNNNNNNNNNNNNNNNNNNNNNNNNNNNNNNNNNNNNNNNNNNNNNNNNNNNNNNNNNNNNNNNNNNNNNNNNNNNNNNNNNNNNNNNNNNNNNNNNNNNNNNNNNNNNNNNNNNNNNNNNNNNNNNNNNNNNNNNNNNNNNNNNNNNNNNNNNNNNNNNNNNNNNNNNNNNNNNNNNNNNNNNNNNNNNNNNNNNNNNNNNNNNNNNNNNNNNNNNNNNNNNNNNNNNNNNNNNNNNNNNNNNNNNNNNNNNNNNNNNNNNNNNNNNNNNNNNNNNNNNNNNNNNNNNNNNNNNNNNNAGACACGCCTGCACTGCTTCCTACAGACTAAGTAAACTATCATAACGATGCGCACCCAGAGCAGCGTCTGCTGAACCGAGTGGACGCAGCTGTCCTCGGAATTAATCGAATCCCGGCTGACTAAATGTAGTGCGCCTACCTCAGTATGCGCGCTCTCAGTCGTGTACTATCCTCTACTCTAGCGAACCAGTACGATTTATTCTGTTCCTGCATCTGCCCACCATACCGCAAGAAAAGTTCAGTGACCACGACGCGATTGGTGTCTCTGGCAATCGTAGCATACGTTCTCGTTATACCTCTCCGGCATACCCTCTGACAATGCTAGTCGTGGGGGTTATTTGTCCGAAACATGATCCTTGAACATGCATAGAACTACGTCAAGGTAGAGTCTCAACCTACTCGATAGGCTGCCCTCGGACTGGCGTCCTCGTAAAAAGCCCCGACACGCTTCGGACAGCTAGAAACAGCGGCAGAACCCAACTGCGTTGTTGTATGCTAAGATGGAACAATGGAAGGCACATTTGAAGAGAAAGAGTTTCTGAAGATGCGCTGTTAGGGTGTATCTGTGCTGCAACCTTGTGCCCAGTTGAGGCACATGCTGTGTTCTCATACGCTTTCATCGGTAGTCATTGTAGTCAGCATGGATACAGGACTGTTATCCTACGGACAAGTCTTATGCCACGTCGTCATCCAGCCGCAACGCGTTGAACGGAGCAGCCATGTAGTTCGAGGCAGGTGCCGAAAGAGCTTTCGGAAGGGGATGGAATCTCCGACGAAGTTGTCGCCTTCATGGGACGCTTATGAGCTGCTGTTTACCAATTATCAAAACGGTCTCAACGCAGCTAGTAAACATACGTTCGGGCGCCTGCCGCAGCGAGACTCTGGCGACGGCGAAGCGAGTCTATGCGTTGTGACTTGGTACCAGGTACTACCAGCGGCATCTGTGAGGTCATCCAATTAGGGAGCTTGTATGATCCCGTCCCACCTACACTCCCCTGGGCCTAAGGGGCTTGATCTACAGGGTGTGGGGAGACTTGAGGAATATGTCGTCCACGTTTCTATTCGCCGGGCGCTGCGTCATGCCAACAACTGGATTTTCACACAACCACTTCCACCAAAATCAGTTCCAAGGGCGTTTTACGCCCATTATTCCGTCGCCGTCCCAACAGGAAGTCAACTTCAGTTGACGACCCGGGGGGGAGCCATTTGGGGACAGCGTCGAGGCTTGCCCAAGAAGATGATTTAGGAACCACAGCTAAGGAACATCTTGATGTTGGCAACGCTTTGCGTCCCTCTTCGTTTGGTTTGCCGTGCTTGTTCTGTCGCTCAGACGAGCAGTGTCTGTTGTGTGGGGGTTGCGGCAGCGGCGTTTACTGGACTGTGTTCCATTGCCGCATTGCTGGCCGAGGTAGGAGTTCAGGAAACGAGGCCAACTCTGGTAGACTCATACGGGGACCGGGACGTGGGCGCCATTCAGTGACAGTGAGAGTACCTCAACTTCATGTAATTTGCCCTCCCGCATCGCCTACTACGTTTTCTCACTCAGCGACACTCTAGGGCAGGCGATTGCTGCGTCGCAACAACCGTACCCAATGTtcgagaacgagaggagcTTTGTGGTGCGGGAATCGAGCGGGAGGGTACCCCGCGACCGATGTTCACAGTTGAAGAACTGACCCTCTCGCACTGTCGCTGTCGGTTCACAACAGGCGGTGGTTCCTCAGAAACACAACAGCATCACCGTCATATGGTAGACCAAACACGTCAGAAGATGATAAACGCGGAAGAATTTCATGAAATGTATCTCTTTGGATGTTGCGACGTTGCCCCGATGTCTAGTGCGAACGCCCATGTAGGGTCGCAAGCGCTGGTTTGCGTATTCGGTTTAGTGGCGGAAGATAGATTTACCTACGGACAGTTCCCATATAgtttgtgtgtgcatgcaacgaatCCCACACACATggcatatgcatatgtacgCATAAACATGTGCATTCTAATTTGCGTCATGATCGTGCTGTCTCGGACATGTATCTGAACGTGAGGTTGGAGCGCTCCGCGCACCGCAGTTCAGTCGGGGGCAATGATATAGTGCCTCGTCACTCCCTTCCCTTGTTTTGTCATGTTTGTGCCACTTTGTCCGTTTGCCTCAATATGTCGTTCCTTTTTTCATACGTGTTCTAGTATGTTTACACTTGTATTATGCTTTTCCTGGCCGCCGTGCCAAGTACACCACGACAATAGTGCTCAGCATGTATCTAAGATCCGATGGTTGCCGCATCACTTCATGACTGTCACATTGCTATAGTTCTACAAAAGAAACATCTAACATCGTTCCGCTGACACGTTAGAACCTGGATGCGGGAAATGACGGCGTTCACGACAGCAGAAAGAGTCGAAGTGTCGTGCGTCAGGACTCCCTGCAGGCCAATCAAAATGTTTGTTCAGTTGCTGTTCTCCAGCAACTACAGGTCCTCGATTGCAGCGAAACTTCCATACATGCAAGAAGGTCGGTTCTTAATGAAAACTATTTGGACGCCGGTGGCCCATTTTATGATCCTTGACAATGATTTCACAGTTCCTTGGGTACCCAATAGTGAGCTGCACTGGGGACTTAAACAAACCCACAGTTCAACCTGTTTTATTTTAACTCGGTTACCTTGTATCTTGCTTGCCGTTCTGTGCCAACCGATCTCATATCGTGACATCTTTTTTTCAGCACCTCGCGTCCGGTCGTGCAGTCCCTCGTTATTGAAGAAGATTCAGTAAGGAACGAGTTCTCAATGCCAGATGTAATACGTGAGGTGCTTCGACGACGCCTAGAGACAACTTGTTCCCAGGCTTGAGGCAGTGCTACAGTAAACTTCAAGTAATCATCAAATATGCCCCTCCACGAAAGATGCTCATCACTTCGTATGTCCTTTGgcattcgtctctctccattgtCAAGCCTTTCTTGTACGTGCTCCAGGTGGGTGCGACAAAGACCAGTGCTTCCATCCTCTAAGCACGACCGACTGACGCGGAACCCAGAGGACGTGCG
Proteins encoded in this window:
- a CDS encoding hypothetical protein (encoded by transcript TGME49_245980); translated protein: MLDVKRWFHQMPFLGARSWLRPLIALHALVEGLAGFHSLPGLQGGTVLLWFPVLPEHQEVAASNAPHGTESTEESDSSDDDDPPLRTDTESLSRRSSRLLDSGLTPGPPRDSSGARSGLALDVEEQLQLIRSQRRRLIAAMRNLRFRWSSAEGYIKCRMQRDASRRARGGQPAMLPSRQKLARFKLLYKSGRAQRERELRKLERELQDLERQNEQLLKMHAVRRRGRGNRPAKDMRANQLRPPASTDESQCFAEPGPSDPQSAPTDTETTDVAQADQAVPGCSWWGTDSGAAPLRPNPKAAVPVRADEDKRGTPFSELTLIRAQKANLLAMRRTIRSKWKSQAAYVNMRMHEINFHRKGKGLPPLELTPELLRDFSSQYNDRLVPRVMRELELSGQIGALEEKERDIFKCCLRLACRTSVTAETETPGPRVPTGGAPNPAPELSTQPELQFHRQVPSTDSTLQIASTPHLLSAAPGAPPSREQVPILSWGPVSTTDGARLESHLALPILGPAGAQMESQSALPAMGSAGRSHTTTAARSAHIIGPPCVAPPSCLWQHQETPVQLGSTESPSAAPDPFPQYSPTDTSAASYAIPCRTGDSGETQYPSPSQLEQHAAACSPGRFEPGSELPAELLEFILDHSTAASAVSAHTSAVLEKPVPLPAEPWSPGIAFPNIVSPSEQPSTSHWWPDPPSSSSDRRLWPSAPFEGRLSSPWPWGS